The Candidatus Mycolicibacterium alkanivorans genome contains a region encoding:
- a CDS encoding VOC family protein codes for MRSTTNHWLELQKITTFLMFEGCADEVMRFCDGDVLNVVEHRD; via the coding sequence GTGCGGTCGACGACCAATCATTGGCTGGAACTGCAGAAGATCACCACCTTTCTGATGTTCGAAGGCTGCGCCGACGAGGTGATGCGCTTCTGTGATGGCGACGTGCTCAACGTCGTTGAGCACCGGGACTAG